One [Clostridium] saccharolyticum WM1 DNA segment encodes these proteins:
- a CDS encoding phage head closure protein — MKIGQWRESILIQKNNITKDKTGNQKNVWVDYYSCHAYVNNLSGREYWEAAQVNQEASLYFIVRYCRELESMDST; from the coding sequence ATGAAGATCGGGCAGTGGCGGGAGAGTATCCTGATCCAGAAAAATAACATCACGAAGGATAAGACCGGAAACCAGAAGAACGTGTGGGTCGACTACTATTCCTGCCACGCTTATGTGAATAACCTGTCCGGCCGGGAATACTGGGAGGCGGCACAGGTGAACCAGGAGGCTTCCCTCTATTTTATTGTGCGGTACTGCAGGGAACTGGAATCCATGGACAGCACCTGA